In the genome of Vespa crabro chromosome 17, iyVesCrab1.2, whole genome shotgun sequence, one region contains:
- the LOC124429960 gene encoding uncharacterized protein LOC124429960 isoform X1: MSNSLDSFLTRIGDVTIERVTPRGGPKSNEAAVQNEPSTNTNMNNAEPQTANEESSEESSGESSDGEQEKKHGALHTEEIEEIHSEGSGDDMDLDETIDSQIGVRVDSERQSHCPAEEDDEEPVNILDTLPLEGAPIEGQEVSEADLLGKPISKDTDDESVDNEKTGSHSGAEDGIDGNKRHGDSEHSENVKKKQKKDDGTEESTSECETKAEKKLANMRRNIREVMDETQLDEATLSAQRQEMERLRRVQEQQRIIREVQRQMTINRQNNKTQTRVISLLQGKQNQAGTTISQSSSSSLSSSSTQVRLPNTVLLKVNSSSGTGSQAGSNLQSGQIQRKSIEGTRWQKGRGVYPNAQTSISRVPNRSVGPTMLQQRIRMMTPSVSISPVVPKKEPIDRPEYYSDSDVSDIEAEEALREKHMHLARKMSSGPKSQKVAKGKDVVTISSSSESSDDDCIVLSDPSGEEETDNEDDPSNSGMHTNDRYNIPDEHGRVLINVGHPEIEPDVFLAPQVARIIKPHQIGGIRFLYDNIVESIERYKTSSGFGCILAHSMGLGKTLQVASFCDIFFRCTTAKTVLCIMPINTLQNWLAEFNMWLPYEDPTSMEKNNKITNIKSESEMESKSEIKEECGSQSDMSNISRPISTESAHRYGQENVPQSLNIMSENPYTHQGYENHMMSSYVQDSMLGKTMPDHHPRINPNYPGDITQSSMYNTNPNSIPNFDPMKPELNCHAMQGRPNIPPPNISPLNIPPPNLPPSNLPPPNLPPPNLPPPNLPPPNLPPPNLPPPNLPPPNLPPPNLPPPNLPPPNLPPPNLPPPNLPPPNLPPPNLPPPNLPPPNLPPPNLPPPNLPPPNLPPPKFGMENQNSNMYTTMENQSQGTMFSDIENRNSGPMYPNNHPSGPIYSNYNNPPNTFPNYTNQPRQDLDHEPKKENILHQSTEINVKREPEDTIKKEDGTTKEEIGEDKKNIEKVKTTYMVDAPIGMELRPRHFRLHILNDSHKTMTARAKVIQEWQTGGGVLLIGYELYRQLSMKKPNKAKRKRGQPFKDTVDVEEEDKNKGLLDEMHSALVSPGPDLVICDEGHRIKNSHASISMALKQMRTKRRIVLTGYPLQNNLLEYWCMVDFVRPNYLGTKSEFCNMFERPIQNGQCIDSTPQDIRLMRYRAHVLHALLEGFVQRRSHSVLQVSLPRKEEYILLVRMTPHQRKLYDTFMNQVVKTRAVPNPLKAFAVCCKIWNHPDILYYFLRKRQANEEDDLDLEETIGEKLIPGGKRSKARQSKGESKKGKKTNTTIKNKPAASVQPNPSSSNVDSTEGDSTHSNTKQNNYTNYSMPTNNSGYSNSMSQAPYPGYQNYRSNDQNTYYRNDNNHGEYNEFYNNQGQQRYGNQPFPTYTQNTNYNSAQGYNNQSQNYIPPNDQSVNHSQRYPSGPPNSDFRPDQNQGNNYETSGIYPRQPYTSYPDQGRNYGTSVNQGPNNYSQVSNQTSAFQAQLPNQSNNIPVPEYSPYAPQNQAQNYGNAAGQTNPIYTRNDNQPLQTSALGYTPNQGNQNAGPPPQTGGYLSNQQGQNPPPNQSRGFSPNQPNQNLGLQNSSHGYGNQQTQAMPHQNQQHGYPTQVNPNSAPQTPLNFNQQTSNSIPQNQSHGYMTNQQNQAPISQNQMRGYPPASNQINVPQNATYPQSQTAPSTNISNQVHAYSSDQQGPNASTSNSMHGYPHLVPSSTSQNSSSTYPPPQQSQQPAAQPNQNHGYTTNHQGSTPQNSTHRYNTAQQGQISQPQSQALSYSQNQQSQNSTLNQNDQLYPRNDNQQQSQNYTSTSAPHEFPNDRQGGTTSANSTTNYPPNQTQTQNPILSTYPSDGSHQSQVGQIKGPDDPYWQRDYSGQPFRTDQCNDTYYRDPNVNRFQNNYFPSQSYSNQSYDYAGNHNTDVNTRSDDPKTSQASMGPHIQNAGACDKSNKDMPSNIIPNQSMHQSNLSNKSNYNTEANCPNSTTPGPRSVQGLGPSHSPRLSQVDLSKEEEKEKEELLEKDKDDKSDDEILTKDEEKECKSSPGGREDPGIPYDWATELMKGYVPGLIDASAKMTLFFCILEEAIRLGDRVLAFSQSLFTLNLIEDFLSRNSLKYPDGQTDAWIKNVNYYRLDGSTSALEREKLINEFNNNPKIHLFLVSTRAGSLGINLVGANRAIVFDASWNPCHDTQAVCRVYRYGQQKPCFVYRLVTDNCLERKIYDRQISKQGMADRVVDQCNPDAHLSLKDATTLSWDWEEDSQVQDFSQTKDSYSDEVMHRVLECHSSLLTKQPFHHESLLVDRKDKKLSQAEKRLARRGYELEKMAANCSRPSYNYVPGNTATRAGGLQIRAIRGGDTGTTSKPVASVRPMQQRGAESLGSRSVTGSRWIPAEVWQRQGMSAQEMTLPLDVVIPTNSPDKGSIVLKAGQRVMVLKSPKGIYMQLESGKIIAIRTALKLNQQKREEEPKKGLSSMVQRNSKPEVSFPLRNNSAISIIPKSSTGNQTSGRPISNKSGSGPGYRPFADKEISKRPKPVATAAAKPYLNQVNLTNQVSLSRLPKVKQEPVDHSTLGENSNSSDGQVRTEQRVEEVRLEDVVAEVSSNTDYSPATHNRISNSDTDSTVQKSSEEGTQVYIPDNVTSAQSVQTQHDQSESELSAKVDKQCSHPEEKESTKVDAITSFNNPFSNQNEKRDTATNDDIIIEEQPHPAPSTSVPLQPLLTPQPVSSAMRVPSTPSLLRSTDAPKNVIETSSMSVTSVCTGTNTTTTPKIIEPCVREAAVQGDPANLPQGYPYAQYPRYYDYTDPRSRSLPSPYGTYFPGVPAHTTNPRLPVDTKSQSDAVKPMEDRAMMNVPTVYSQVPSTTAKTLGNTTESKATETTVTTTVATVLSRDETHIPTAFSHPTSTRYPGPYPPGPYDPYSQHYPPAPGSTAAYPPGGAPGYPAYGGPTYNTEYARMYSAFHGPPPPADPYMHRGYAPPSSHPPNYYPPFPHPPPPYPNYSFLSPYPNPNMPSEPQPPAQ; encoded by the exons ATGTCTAATAGTTTGGACAGCTTTTTAACGCGTATTGGGGATGTCACTATTGAACGTGTGACACCTCGTGGGGGCCCTAAATCTAATGAAGCAGCAGTTCAGAATGAACCTTCGACAAAtacaaatatgaataatgCAGAACCACAGACGGCTAACGAGGAGAGCTCCGAAGAGTCCAGTGGGGAATCATCCGACGGGgaacaagaaaagaagcaTGGTGCCCTGCATacggaagaaatagaagaaatacaTTCAGAAGGTTCAGGAGACGACATGGATCTGGACGAAACAATCGATTCTCAGATCGGTGTGAGGGTAGATTCTGAGAGGCAAAGTCATTGTCCAGCCGAAGAAGATGACGAAGAACCAGTTAATATTTTGGATACTTTACCATTGGAAG ggGCGCCGATTGAAGGGCAAGAGGTATCTGAAGCTGACTTACTTGGAAAACCTATTTCCAAGGATACAGATGATGAAAGTGTGGATAATGAGAAAACAGGATCTCATTCTGGAGCAGAAGATGGGATAGATGGTAATAAGAGGCATGGAGATTCTGAACATtctgaaaatgtaaaaaagaaacaaaaaaaagatgatggTACTGAAGAGTCCACATCAGAATGTGAAACGAAAGCAGAGAAAAAGTTAGCAAATATGAGAAGAAATATCCGTGAGGTTATGGATGAAACTCAACTTGACGAAGCTACATTATCGGCTCAACGACAAGAAATGGAACGTTTGCGACGAGTACAAGAACAACAAAGGATAATTCGGGAAGTACAACGTCAAATGACAATTAAtcgtcaaaataataaaacacaaACCAGAGTGATTAGTCTCTTACAAGGTAAACAAAATCAGGCAGGAACTACAATTTCCCAATCATCCTcctcatcattatcatcttcgTCTACTCAAGTTCGTTTACCTAATACTGTATTATTGAAAGTAAATTCGAGTTCAGGAACAGGATCTCAAGCAGGCTCTAATCTACAGTCTGGACAGATTCAAAGAAAATCCATAGAAGGAACACGTTGGCAAAAGGGTAGAGGTGTTTACCCAAATGCTCAGACATCTATTTCACGAGTACCAAATCGTTCTGTTGGTCCAACTATGTTACAacaaagaataagaatgatgACACCTTCTGTAAGCATCTCACCCGTGGTCCCTAAAAAAGAACCTATTGATAGACCAGAATATTATTCTGATTCTGATGTATCTGATATTGAAGCAGAAGAAGCATTGCGTGAGAAACATATGCATCTGGCACGAAAAATGTCAAGTGGCCCTAAATCTCAAAAAGTAGCAAAAGGTAAAGATGTAGTAACAATATCTAGTTCTAGCGAAAGTTCAGACGATGATTGCATAGTACTAAGTGATCCTAGCGGAGAAGAAGAAACTGACAATGAAGATGATCCATCTAATTCAGGCATGCATACAAATGATAGATACAACATTCCAGATGAACATGGTAGAGTCTTAATCAATGTAGGGCATCCTGAGATCGAGCCAGATGTGTTTTTAGCTCCTCAGGTAGCACGTATCATTAAGCCACATCAAATCGGTGGTATACGTTTTctatatgataatattgttgAAAGCATTGAGAGGTACAAAACTAGTTCTGGATTTGGTTGTATATTGGCACATAGTATGGGCTTGGGTAAAACACTTCAAGTAGCTAGTTTTtgtgacattttttttcgGTGTACCACTGCCAAGACTGTACTTTGCATTATGCCTATTAATACTTTACAAAATTGGTTGGCTGAATTTAATATGTGGTTACCATATGAAGATCCTACATCCatggaaaagaataataaaattacgaatATAAAGTCAGAATCTGAAATGGAATCTAAGTcagaaattaaagaagaatgtGGTAGCCAAAGTGATATGTCAAACATATCCAGGCCTATAAGTACGGAATCTGCTCATCGCTATGGACAAGAAAATGTACCACAGTCCTTAAATATTATGTCAGAAAATCCATATACTCATCAAGGATATGAAAATCATATGATGTCAAGTTATGTTCAGGATAGTATGTTAGGTAAAACAATGCCGGATCATCATCCACGTATCAATCCAAATTATCCTGGTGATATTACTCAATCTTCAATGTATAATACTAATCCAAACTCTATACCTAATTTTGATCCAATGAAACCAGAATTAAATTGTCATGCCATGCAAGGTAGACCAAATATACCTCCACCAAATATATCACCATTGAATATACCACCACCTAATTTACCTCCATCCAATTTACCTCCTCCCAATTTACCTCCTCCCAATTTACCTCCTCCCAATTTACCTCCTCCCAATTTACCTCCTCCCAATTTACCTCCTCCAAATTTACCTCCACCCAATTTACCTCCACCAAATTTACCTCCACCAAATTTACCACCACCAAATTTACCACCACCAAATTTACCACCACCAAATTTACCTCCACCAAATTTACCTCCACCAAATTTACCTCCACCAAATTTACCTCCACCAAATTTACCTCCACCTAATTTGCCTCCACCCAATTTGCCTCCACCCAATTTACCTCCACCTAAATTTGGTATGGAAAATCAGAATTCTAACATGTATACTACTATGGAAAATCAATCACAAGGAACAATGTTCTCAGATATAGAGAATAGAAATTCTGGGCCTATGTATCCGAATAATCATCCGTCTGGACCAATTTATTCGAACTATAATAATCCTCCAAATACTTTTCCCAATTATACGAATCAACCTCGGCAAGATTTGGATCATGagccaaagaaagagaatattttacaTCAAAGTACAGAAATTAATGTGAAGAGAGAACCAGAAgacacaataaaaaaagaagatggtacaactaaagaagaaataggagaagataaaaagaatatagaaaaagtCAAAACAACCTATATGGTAGATGCTCCTATTGGTATGGAATTAAGACCAAGACATTTTCGTTTACATATTTTGAATGATTCGCACAAAACTATGACAGCCAGAGCTAAAGTCATTCAAGAATGGCAAACAGGAGGTGGTGTTTTATTAATTGGATATGAATTATATAGGCAATTATCTATGAAAAAACCAAACAAAGCAAAACGAAAACGAGGTCAGCCTTTTAAAGATACGGTCGAtgttgaagaagaagacaaaaacaAAGGTTTATTGGATGAGATGCATTCTGCATTAGTTAGTCCTGGTCCAGATTTAGTTATTTGCGATGAAGGGCACCGCATAAAAAATTCTCATGCTAGTATTAGTATGGCTCTAAAACAAATGCGTACAAAACGAAGGATTGTATTAACTGGTTATCCATTACAAAATAATCTCCTTGAGTATTGGTGTATGGTTGATTTTGTAAGACCTAATTATTTAGGAACTAAAAGTGAATTTTGTAATATGTTTGAAAGACCAATTCAAAATGGTCAGTGTATTGATTCTACGCCACAAGATATTCGCTTAATGCGATATCGAGCACATGTGCTGCATGCTCTGTTAGAAGGTTTTGTACAGAGAAGATCACATTCGGTACTCCAAGTGTCATTGCCACGTAAAGAGGAATATATTCTTCTTGTTAGAATGACACCACATCAACGTAAACTCTATGATACTTTTATGAATCAAGTTGTTAAAACACGAGCAGTTCCAAATCCTTTGAAAGCCTTTGCTGTTTGTTGCAAAATTTGGAATCACccagatatattatattactttcttAGAAAACGTCAAGCAAACGAAGAGGATGATCTAGACTTAGAAGAAACAATaggagaaaaattaatacCTGGTGGAAAACGATCAAAAGCTCGTCAGTCAAAAGGAGAATctaagaaagggaagaaaacaaatacgACTATAAAAAATAAGCCTGCAGCAAGTGTACAACCTAATCCATCTTCGTCCAATGTTGATAGTACAGAAGGAGACAGTACACATTCTAATACAAAACAGAATAATTATACCAATTATTCTATGCCTACGAATAATTCAGGATATTCAAATTCTATGTCACAGGCACCTTATCCTggatatcaaaattatcgttcgaacgatcaaaatacatattacagaaatgataataatcacgGGGAATATAATGAATTCTATAACAATCAAGGTCAACAAAGATATGGAAATCAACCCTTTCCAACATATACACAAAATACTAATTACAATTCTGCACAAGGTTATAACAATCAGTCACAGAATTATATACCACCAAATGATCAATCTGTTAATCATTCACAAAGATATCCTTCGGGACCACCTAATTCAGATTTTCGTCCCGATCAAAATCAaggaaataattatgaaacatCAGGAATATATCCACGTCAACCATATACATCATATCCTGATCAAGGACGTAATTACGGAACATCGGTAAATCAAGGGcctaataattattctcaagTCTCAAATCAGACCTCTGCCTTTCAGGCTCAATTACCTAATCAATCTAATAATATACCCGTTCCTGAATATTCACCTTATGCTCCACAAAATCAAGCTCAGAATTATGGCAATGCTGCTGGACAAACGAATCCTATATATACACGAAATGATAATCAACCTTTACAAACTTCTGCTTTAGGATATACTCCTAATCAAGGAAATCAGAATGCAGGACCTCCACCACAAACTGGAGGATATCTTTCGAATCAGCAAGGACAGAATCCACCACCTAATCAAAGTCGTGGCTTTTCTCCAAATCAACCAAACCAAAATCTTGGATTACAGAATTCATCTCATGGTTATGGAAATCAGCAAACACAAGCAATGCCACATCAGAATCAACAGCATGGTTATCCAACACAAGTGAATCCTAATTCTGCTCCACAAACACCTCTCAATTTCAACCAACAAACTTCAAATTCAATACCACAAAATCAATCTCATGGATATATGACAAATCAACAAAATCAAGCTCCCATTTCACAGAATCAAATGCGTGGATATCCTCCAgcatcaaatcaaatcaatgtACCACAAAACGCTACATATCCACAAAGTCAAACAGCACCCAGTACTAATATTTCGAATCAAGTACATGCCTATTCGTCCGATCAACAAGGACCCAATGCAAGCACATCGAATTCTATGCATGGATATCCTCATCTTGTACCATCATCAACTTCACAAAATTCATCTTCTACATATCCACCTCCACAGCAAAGTCAACAACCAGCTGCTCAACCTAATCAGAATCATGGATATACTACTAATCATCAAGGGTCAACACCACAAAACTCTACTCATAGATATAATACAGCACAACAAGGACAAATTTCTCAACCTCAAAGTCAGGCATTATCATATTCTCAAAATCAACAGTCACAGAATTCAACTTTAAATCAAAATGACCAACTCTATCCACGAAACGATAATCAACAGCAATCGCAAAATTATACATCAACAAGCGCACCTCACGAATTTCCGAATGATCGTCAAGGTGGAACCACATCTGCAAATTCTACGACTAATTATCCGCCTAATCAAACACAAACGCAGAATCCTATTTTGTCAACTTATCCTTCTGATGGTTCACATCAAAGTCAGGTTGGACAAATAAAAGGACCCGATGATCCATATTGGCAACGTGATTATTCTGGACAACCATTTCGGACGGATCAATGCAATGATACATATTACAGAGATCCTAATGTAAATAGGTTTCAGAATAATTATTTCCCTTCACAAAGCTATTCTAATCAGTCTTATGATTATGCAGGAAATCATAATACCGATGTAAATACTCGCTCTGACGATCCTAAAACTTCTCAAGCAAGTATGGGTCCTCATATACAAAATGCTGGTGCTTGTGATAAAAGCAATAAGGATATGCCATCTAATATAATCCCAAATCAGTCCATGCATCAGAGTAATCTTTCTAATAAATCGAACTATAACACAGAAGCCAATTGTCCAAATTCTACAACTCCAGGACCAAGATCAGTACAAGGACTTGGACCATCTCATAGTCCTCGATTAAGTCAGGTTGATTTAtctaaggaagaagaaaaagagaaagaagaattattagaaaaagataaagatgataagTCGGATGACGAAATTCTTACaaaggatgaagaaaaagaatgcaaAAGTTCTccaggaggaagagaagatcCTGGAATACCATATGATtgg gCGACGGAATTAATGAAAGGCTATGTACCTGGACTAATTGATGCGTCCGCAAAAAtgactctttttttctgtatatTAGAAGAAGCGATACGTTTAGGAGATCGCGTATTAGCATTTTCTCAATCATTATTTACATTGAATCTCATAGAAGACTTCTTATCCAGAAACAGTTTGAAATATCCAGACGGTCAAACGGATGCTTggataaaaaatgttaattattatagacTAGACGGAAGTACTAGTgcgttagaaagagaaaaacttatcaatgaatttaataataatccaaaAATACATCTCTTTTTGGTATCAACGCGTGCCGGTTCATTGGGTATCAATCTCGTTGGAGCAAATCGTGCGATCGTATTTGATGCTTCTTGGAATCCTTGTCACGACACGCAAGCTGTATGTAGAGTGTATAGATATGGGCAGCAAAAGCCTTGCTTTGTTTATCGATTAGTGACGGACAATTgtcttgaaagaaaaatttatgatagACAAATAAGCAAACAAGGAATGGCTGATCGTGTTGTCGATCAATGCAATCCTGATGCACATCTATCACTTAAAGATGCAACTACGTTGTCTTGGGATTGGGAGGAAGATAGTCAAGTACAAGATTTTTCTCAAACAAAAGATAGTTACTCAGACGAAGTTATGCATCGTGTATTGGAATGCCATTCTTCTCTTCTTACCAAACAGCCATTTCATCATGAAAGTCTTTTGGTAGATCGAAAGGATAAGAAGCTTAGTCAAGCGGAAAAACGATTGGCTCGTCGTGGTTATGAACTTGAGAAAATGGCTGCTAATTGTTCTAGACCAAGTTACAATTATGTTCCAGGAAATACGGCAACGAGAG CAGGAGGTTTACAAATTAGAGCTATTCGTGGTGGCGACACTGGTACCACATCAAAACCAGTAGCTTCTGTGAGACCGATGCAACAACGTGGTGCTGAAAGTTTAGGTTCCCGAAGTGTAACTGGAAGTAGGTGGATACCTGCAGAAGTATGGCAGAGACAAGGAATGAGCGCACAGGAGATGACATTACCCTTGGATGTAGTTATACCAACTAATTCACCAGACAAAGGAAGCATTGTATTGAAAGCAGGACAACGTGTGATGGTATTAAAAAGTCCTAAAGGAATCTATATGCAACTTGAATCTGGTAAAATCATTGCAATTAGAACTGCTCTTAAATTGAACCAACagaaacgagaagaagagCCTAAAAAGG GTCTATCCTCTATGGTTCAGAGGAACTCTAAACCCGAGGTTAGCTTCCcattaagaaataattcagCAATTTCTATAATACCGAAATCATCAACAGGCAATCAGACTAGTGGACGACCAATTTCCAATAAATCCGGAAGTGGACCTGGTTATAGGCCATTTGCagataaagaaatttcaaagagACCAAAACCTGTTGCAACTGCAGCTGCTAAACCTTATTTAAATCAAGTTAATCTAACTAATCAGGTTTCCTTATCAAGATTACCAAAAGTCAAACAAGAGCCCGTCGATCATTCTACTCTTGGCGAAAATTCTAATTCTTCTGATGGACAAGTGAGAACAGAACAGAGAGTCGAGGAAGTTAGATTAGAGGACGTAGTTGCTGAAGTTAGTTCAAATACAGATTATAGTCCTGCCACTCATAATCGTATTTCTAATTCAGACACAGATTCTACTGTACAAAAGTCTTCTGAGGAGGGTACACAGGTTTATATACCTGATAATGTAACTAGCGCACAAAGTGTTCAAACGCAACACGATCAGTCAGAGTCAGAATTATCGGCGAAAGTAGATAAACAATGTTCACACCCAGAAGAGAAAGAGTCTACGAAAGTAGACGCTATAACGAGTTTTAATAATCCATTTTCTAACCAAAATGAAAAACGTGATACTGCAACtaacgatgatattataatagaagAACAACCACATCCAGCACCTTCTACTTCCGTACCACTGCAACCATTATTAACGCCGCAACCAGTATCATCAGCTATGCGAGTACCATCGACACCTTCTCTACTGAGAAGTACAGATGCACCTAAAAATGTTATAGAAACATCCAGTATGTCCGTTACGTCTGTATGTACTGGAACAAACACTACAACAACACCAAAAATAATAGAACCATGTGTACGCGAAGCAGCAGTTCAAGGAGATCCTGCTAATCTTCCACAAGGTTATCCTTATGCTCAGTATCCAAGGTACTACGACTATACAGATCCGAGATCACGTTCATTACCCAGTCCTTATGGGACATATTTTCCTGGCGTCCCGGCTCACACGACAAATCCTCGACTGCCAGTGGATACAAAGTCACAATCGGATGCAGTAAAGCCTATGGAAGATCGGGCGATGATGAATGTACCTACTGTATATTCTCAAGTACCTAGTACAACTGCCAAAACATTAGGAAATACAACTGAATCTAAAGCTACAGAGACAACTGTTACAACAACAGTAGCTACTGTCTTAAGTAGAGACGAAACACATATACCTACTGCGTTCAGTCATCCCACGAGTACTCGTTATCCTGGACCTTATCCACCTGGACCGTATGATCCATATTCGCAACATTATCCTCCAGCTCCGGGATCTACTGCTGCTTATCCACCAGGTG